One window of Dyadobacter sandarakinus genomic DNA carries:
- a CDS encoding PAS domain S-box protein, whose protein sequence is METITSYTDWQSIHATLQHLNLIGVTFTPDFIIREISQHALKKTGWQESDLVGNSIFDKLIPREEADEVRQMLEEGIQGKRKLEQREVPFLSQQGALRTFSINSVLIQYEEDEVSCITLVGDDITRRRRMESAIAKSNSQLQDLVDNTSDLIQLVAIDGRFIFVNKAWREVLGYGLDEIAAMRVENILHPQHREQALAQFRQIVDGTSNGHFETVFLSKEGKKVFVAGSVSCRYDNGKPTALRCILNDFTEKIRAEKAQNLYYSIANWTVTTPNLDDFYQSIHEELGKIIDVQNFFIALYNPSQSYLYFPYYVDQYFRGNVRFTKRKLGNGVTEYAIASNKALFLSGEEIQELAKRNSLHLYGIVPKLLLCVPLRIGERVTGIIGVKSYDDPNMFDTRDLELLEFISGQVAMAIARKQSEQELNKYVARLNAIFDSSTHLIWSVNKSLQLTSFNKNYADLIQSQMGTRPSLQSSPEKFGWRMVGNSNRRTLEAKYRLALKGEPQYFEFKIERKNAGEMWLEFYLNPIHYAEGTIEEVSGIARDITRRKEAELSLRHSEELFRGIFENLQDIYCRINRQGEVTMISQSILKRMGYLPAEVIGHKVTEFFTDRKRIHSALIRLRKTRSLRNFEITMYRKDGTERQFMINMLMFTNDKGKPTEVAVLARDITELKRNEQELLKAKEHAERSLKVKEGFLANMSHEIRTPMNGVIGMIDLLGETPLNVEQKDYVMTIKRSSETLLNILNDILDLSKIEAGKMELHEAPIGVEDLLLKLVSLFGQTAKSKGNTLVYDIAADIPKFVIADQTRLLQILSNLTSNALKFTENGEVKVSLTLVKKIDRFHKIKVEVQDSGIGISATDRQILFTSFTQLDNSSRKSFGGTGLGLAISKQLCELMNGEIGVESEVGKGSTFWFTFETQETSGAQISTVATQEDGSIEDVFATYHPLILLVDDNAVNRKVANEILKKSGCVVDLAESGFKAIEKVAERFSAGTPGYDIIFMDIQMPDMDGVQTSQELKKRYPDKLPPIVAMTAYSMKEDRDRFISQGMDDYIAKPIRAQTLVSKVRDLVPGTEKEQNNAPVQAAEPTVAALPVLDKEIIDQLSTIGGADLVWSVFEDFVTESNELVADAVKAFAENDIATVKSNLHTLKGSAGTIGVSQVAEIARDAEWRLKSDDRSTLPEAIPQLEQAYAYFLEVYEDILKGWLK, encoded by the coding sequence ATGGAAACCATTACTTCTTACACCGACTGGCAGAGTATACATGCAACTTTGCAGCACCTCAACCTGATCGGCGTTACGTTTACCCCTGATTTTATCATCAGGGAAATAAGCCAGCATGCGCTGAAAAAAACAGGCTGGCAGGAGTCGGACCTGGTGGGTAACAGCATCTTTGATAAGCTGATCCCCAGGGAGGAAGCAGATGAAGTGCGGCAGATGCTCGAAGAGGGGATCCAGGGTAAAAGGAAGCTCGAACAGCGCGAAGTGCCTTTTCTTTCACAGCAGGGAGCGCTGCGTACTTTTTCTATCAATTCCGTGCTGATCCAGTACGAGGAGGACGAGGTTTCATGCATTACGCTGGTGGGTGACGATATTACCCGTCGCCGCCGCATGGAGTCGGCGATTGCCAAATCCAACTCGCAATTACAGGATCTCGTTGATAATACCAGCGACCTCATCCAGCTGGTGGCGATCGACGGACGATTCATTTTCGTCAACAAAGCCTGGCGGGAGGTACTCGGCTACGGACTGGATGAGATTGCAGCCATGCGCGTGGAAAATATCCTGCATCCGCAGCACAGGGAGCAGGCTCTGGCCCAGTTCAGGCAGATCGTTGATGGTACTTCAAACGGGCATTTCGAAACCGTATTCCTCAGCAAGGAAGGTAAAAAGGTATTTGTGGCGGGTAGCGTAAGCTGCCGGTACGACAATGGAAAACCAACTGCTCTCCGCTGCATACTCAATGATTTTACAGAAAAAATAAGAGCTGAAAAAGCCCAGAACCTGTATTATAGCATTGCTAACTGGACGGTCACCACGCCCAATCTGGACGATTTTTACCAAAGCATACACGAAGAACTGGGCAAGATCATTGATGTGCAGAACTTTTTTATTGCATTGTACAATCCCAGCCAGAGCTACCTGTACTTCCCTTATTATGTCGATCAGTATTTCAGGGGAAATGTTCGGTTTACGAAGCGGAAACTCGGGAACGGAGTAACAGAATATGCGATCGCGTCCAATAAAGCACTGTTTTTATCAGGAGAGGAAATCCAGGAGCTGGCAAAAAGAAACAGCCTGCATTTATATGGCATTGTGCCCAAGCTGCTGCTTTGCGTGCCGCTGCGCATTGGTGAGCGGGTGACGGGGATCATTGGGGTAAAATCCTATGACGATCCGAACATGTTTGACACCCGCGACCTGGAACTGCTGGAATTTATTTCCGGCCAGGTGGCCATGGCTATTGCTAGGAAGCAGAGTGAGCAGGAACTGAACAAGTACGTAGCGCGCCTGAATGCTATTTTTGACAGTAGTACCCACTTGATCTGGTCTGTGAACAAATCGCTGCAGCTCACGTCATTTAACAAAAACTACGCAGACCTGATCCAGAGCCAGATGGGTACGCGGCCATCACTTCAGTCCAGCCCCGAAAAGTTCGGCTGGCGTATGGTAGGCAACAGCAATCGCCGCACGCTGGAAGCCAAGTACCGGCTTGCGCTGAAAGGAGAGCCTCAGTATTTCGAGTTTAAAATCGAGCGTAAGAATGCAGGTGAAATGTGGCTGGAATTTTACCTGAACCCGATCCACTATGCCGAAGGGACGATTGAGGAGGTAAGCGGGATCGCACGCGACATTACCAGAAGGAAGGAAGCAGAATTGTCGCTGCGGCATAGCGAAGAGCTTTTCAGGGGTATTTTCGAGAATTTGCAGGACATCTACTGCCGCATCAACCGGCAGGGTGAGGTTACCATGATCAGCCAGTCGATCCTGAAACGTATGGGATACCTGCCGGCCGAGGTGATCGGACACAAGGTTACCGAGTTTTTTACCGACCGCAAGCGCATCCATTCGGCCCTGATCCGGCTAAGGAAAACGCGCAGTCTGCGGAATTTTGAGATTACCATGTACCGGAAAGATGGTACGGAGCGTCAGTTTATGATCAACATGCTGATGTTTACCAATGATAAAGGCAAGCCGACCGAGGTGGCTGTGCTCGCCCGCGACATTACCGAGCTGAAACGAAATGAACAGGAGTTGCTCAAAGCCAAAGAACATGCCGAACGCTCTCTGAAAGTGAAAGAGGGTTTCCTGGCCAATATGAGCCACGAAATTCGTACGCCTATGAATGGTGTGATCGGGATGATTGACCTGCTGGGCGAGACGCCGCTCAATGTAGAGCAAAAGGATTATGTGATGACTATTAAACGCTCGTCCGAAACCCTGCTCAACATCCTGAATGATATCCTCGATTTGTCTAAAATCGAAGCCGGCAAGATGGAGTTGCACGAGGCACCGATCGGCGTGGAAGACCTGCTGCTCAAACTCGTCTCCCTGTTTGGGCAAACAGCGAAAAGCAAGGGTAATACCCTGGTGTACGACATTGCTGCGGACATTCCGAAGTTTGTTATCGCCGATCAGACCCGCCTTTTACAGATCCTCTCCAACCTGACTTCCAATGCATTGAAGTTTACTGAAAACGGGGAGGTAAAAGTGTCGCTGACGCTGGTGAAAAAGATAGACCGCTTTCACAAGATCAAGGTTGAGGTGCAGGATTCCGGGATCGGGATCAGTGCTACCGACCGGCAGATCCTGTTTACTTCCTTTACCCAGCTCGACAACTCGTCGCGAAAATCGTTTGGCGGTACCGGCCTGGGGCTGGCTATTTCCAAGCAGCTTTGCGAGCTGATGAACGGGGAGATCGGGGTGGAATCGGAAGTTGGGAAGGGTAGCACGTTCTGGTTTACGTTTGAAACACAGGAAACATCCGGCGCGCAGATCAGCACGGTTGCAACCCAGGAAGACGGCTCCATTGAGGACGTTTTTGCCACTTATCATCCATTGATATTGCTTGTCGACGACAATGCGGTGAACCGGAAAGTTGCCAATGAAATCCTGAAAAAGTCGGGCTGCGTGGTTGACCTGGCGGAGAGTGGTTTCAAAGCCATTGAAAAGGTAGCTGAGCGGTTTAGCGCAGGCACGCCTGGTTACGATATTATTTTCATGGACATCCAGATGCCGGACATGGATGGCGTGCAAACCTCGCAGGAACTGAAAAAGCGCTACCCGGACAAGCTGCCGCCGATTGTGGCCATGACAGCTTATTCCATGAAGGAAGACAGGGATCGCTTTATCAGTCAGGGAATGGACGATTATATTGCCAAGCCGATCCGCGCCCAGACATTGGTATCAAAGGTGCGCGATCTTGTTCCCGGTACTGAAAAGGAGCAGAATAACGCGCCGGTGCAGGCAGCGGAGCCGACAGTCGCAGCATTGCCTGTTCTGGACAAGGAAATTATAGATCAGCTGAGCACAATCGGCGGTGCCGATCTGGTATGGTCGGTTTTTGAAGATTTTGTGACTGAATCCAATGAGCTGGTTGCAGATGCGGTGAAGGCTTTTGCTGAAAATGATATTGCAACCGTAAAAAGTAACCTGCATACCCTCAAAGGAAGTGCAGGAACCATTGGTGTGTCGCAGGTAGCCGAGATTGCGCGGGATGCCGAGTGGCGGCTTAAATCTGACGACCGGTCTACCTTGCCCGAAGCAATTCCCCAGCTTGAACAAGCTTATGCCTACTTTTTGGAAGTATATGAAGACATTCTGAAAGGCTGGCTGAAATAG
- a CDS encoding outer membrane beta-barrel protein, translating into MKRLTLLILLMLAAALPAAFSQTPSARLQGTVLDSLNRLPVVGAYISVTRNVPDAKPEYVTTDADGRFVFTGLAKDASYLVKISYLSYRDKSTTVTITQDVQDLGTFRLSEAIANLKEVKVVGQVTPMEQKGDTTQFNAAAFKTNPDATTEDLIQKMPGITVTNGTVTAHGETVNKVLVDGKPFFGDDAALTLKSLPAEVVEKIEVFDKLSDQAQFTGFDDGNAQKTINIVTKADRRTGQFGKVYAGYGLDNRYQAGGNVSYFKGDQRISVIGLSNNINMQNFSSQDLLGVSGSTGGGRGSAGGGASNNFLIGNQSGITGTNSFGLNYANKFGKKVDVSGSYFFNRTGNTNIQRTAQEYFLSGNTSNQFYDEDSRTSSTNLNHRLNFRVEYNINPKNSLIFTPRLSFQDNKSGSTREGFTALANGNLLNSSDNTQTNKNKGYNFGNDILFRHSFDKKGRTLSVNLNTQVNDRNGTRNLYSRNLYYDPLILSDTAVRGDTIDQRTYNSSNGVTLGGNVIYTEPISKTGQLQFNYGLTLSNSNSDKGTYNMSFDDNAYTSLDTLLSNTFDNRYVTQRAGVGYRYRKNSWSANLGMDFQNTGLYSQQLFPGDAKVDQTFTNFLPNLMLSYRSKTGSQFRAFFRSATNQPSITQLQNVVDNSNPLALTAGNPDLKQEYRNTLNVRYSLAGASRPYSFNAMVFVTQTNHAIVNSTYIAQEPTTLPGGIVLEQGAKLTAPVNVDGSWNARTFVAYGKPVAPLKLNLNVTTGFNYVRSPGLINNVPNFSNTYAISQGLVLSSNVSDKLDFTLSYSGNYNVVRNTIQPNFNNNYYTQGIAGRVNWIFGKGFVLQSDISNQSYRGLGAGYNQNFTLWNASIGKKFLKNNAGELKLTVFDILKQNNSISRNVTETYVQDVTNRVLTQYAMLTFTYTLRNFGKMPVRQDEGGFRRRDLEGGGFPGRERGPGF; encoded by the coding sequence ATGAAAAGACTTACCCTACTTATACTCCTGATGCTTGCCGCAGCGTTGCCGGCAGCATTTTCCCAGACACCTTCTGCCCGCCTGCAGGGAACCGTGCTGGACAGCCTCAACCGTTTGCCGGTTGTGGGTGCCTACATATCTGTGACCCGGAATGTGCCTGATGCCAAACCCGAGTATGTAACCACGGATGCTGATGGGCGGTTTGTATTTACAGGTCTGGCAAAAGATGCATCCTACCTGGTAAAGATTTCCTATCTGAGCTATCGCGACAAAAGCACAACTGTCACCATCACGCAGGATGTGCAGGACCTGGGTACCTTCCGGCTTTCAGAAGCGATAGCAAACCTGAAAGAGGTGAAAGTAGTAGGACAAGTGACGCCTATGGAGCAAAAAGGCGATACAACCCAGTTCAATGCAGCGGCATTCAAAACCAATCCTGACGCTACAACCGAAGATCTGATCCAGAAAATGCCCGGCATTACAGTGACCAATGGTACCGTAACCGCGCATGGCGAGACCGTCAATAAAGTACTGGTAGACGGAAAACCGTTTTTCGGGGACGATGCTGCATTGACATTGAAATCACTGCCAGCCGAAGTAGTTGAAAAAATTGAAGTATTTGATAAGTTGAGCGACCAGGCACAATTCACTGGTTTCGACGATGGCAATGCACAGAAGACCATCAACATTGTCACCAAAGCCGACCGGCGTACGGGTCAGTTCGGAAAGGTATATGCGGGTTATGGTTTGGATAACCGCTACCAGGCCGGCGGCAATGTCAGCTACTTCAAAGGCGATCAGCGCATTTCGGTAATCGGGCTGAGCAACAACATCAATATGCAGAACTTTTCGAGCCAGGATCTGCTGGGCGTGAGCGGCAGCACCGGTGGCGGCAGAGGGAGCGCTGGCGGGGGAGCGTCCAATAATTTCCTGATCGGTAATCAGAGCGGAATTACGGGTACCAACTCGTTTGGGCTTAATTATGCCAACAAGTTCGGGAAGAAGGTAGATGTGTCGGGCAGCTATTTTTTCAACCGTACCGGAAATACCAACATCCAGCGTACAGCCCAGGAGTACTTTCTTTCAGGCAATACTTCCAATCAGTTTTATGATGAAGACAGCCGTACTTCCTCCACTAACCTCAACCACCGGCTCAACTTCCGGGTTGAGTACAATATCAATCCTAAAAACTCGCTCATCTTTACGCCGCGACTGAGCTTTCAGGACAATAAATCGGGGAGTACCAGGGAAGGCTTCACGGCACTTGCAAACGGTAACCTGCTCAACAGTTCCGATAATACGCAAACGAACAAGAACAAAGGCTACAACTTCGGGAACGACATTCTCTTCCGGCATTCATTTGACAAAAAAGGGCGGACACTGTCGGTTAACCTGAACACGCAGGTCAATGACAGGAATGGTACCCGCAATCTTTATTCAAGAAACCTGTACTACGATCCGCTCATTTTGTCGGATACGGCCGTCCGTGGTGATACGATCGATCAGCGTACCTACAACTCGTCGAACGGGGTTACCCTGGGCGGAAACGTGATCTACACGGAGCCGATCAGCAAAACGGGGCAGCTGCAGTTCAACTACGGGCTTACGCTCAGCAATAGTAACTCCGACAAGGGAACTTATAACATGAGCTTTGACGACAATGCATATACAAGCCTGGATACACTTTTGTCCAATACTTTTGATAATCGTTATGTAACGCAGCGGGCCGGGGTAGGCTATCGTTACCGCAAAAACAGCTGGTCGGCCAATCTGGGGATGGATTTTCAAAATACAGGTTTGTACAGCCAGCAACTTTTCCCGGGTGACGCGAAGGTAGACCAGACATTTACCAACTTCTTACCCAACCTGATGCTGAGCTACCGCTCCAAAACAGGCTCACAGTTCCGTGCATTTTTCCGCAGCGCTACCAACCAGCCTTCGATAACGCAGTTGCAGAATGTGGTAGATAACAGCAATCCCCTGGCACTTACCGCCGGAAATCCTGATCTGAAACAGGAATACCGTAATACGCTCAACGTACGCTACTCTTTGGCAGGGGCCAGCCGACCATACAGTTTTAATGCCATGGTTTTTGTTACACAAACAAATCACGCGATTGTGAACTCGACCTACATTGCGCAGGAGCCTACTACTTTGCCGGGTGGTATTGTGCTGGAACAGGGAGCAAAGCTGACCGCGCCGGTCAATGTGGATGGAAGCTGGAATGCACGCACCTTTGTTGCTTATGGGAAGCCGGTAGCACCATTAAAACTCAATCTGAATGTAACCACAGGCTTTAACTACGTGCGCTCGCCGGGCCTGATCAACAATGTGCCCAATTTTTCCAATACCTATGCCATTTCTCAGGGACTGGTATTGAGCAGCAATGTAAGCGACAAGCTGGACTTTACGCTGTCGTACTCGGGTAATTACAATGTGGTGCGGAATACCATTCAGCCCAATTTTAACAACAACTATTATACACAGGGCATTGCCGGCCGGGTCAACTGGATTTTCGGAAAGGGGTTTGTACTGCAGTCCGATATCAGCAACCAATCGTACCGCGGGCTGGGTGCAGGTTATAACCAAAACTTTACGCTATGGAATGCAAGCATCGGCAAGAAGTTCCTGAAAAATAATGCGGGCGAGCTGAAACTGACCGTATTTGATATATTGAAACAAAATAACAGCATATCCCGGAACGTCACCGAAACGTATGTACAGGACGTGACCAACCGCGTGCTGACCCAGTATGCAATGCTGACTTTCACATATACGCTCCGCAACTTCGGCAAAATGCCTGTGCGCCAGGATGAAGGAGGTTTCCGCCGCAGAGACCTGGAAGGCGGCGGCTTTCCCGGCCGCGAGCGCGGGCCAGGGTTTTAA
- a CDS encoding LysM peptidoglycan-binding domain-containing protein, whose protein sequence is MEDEFPKRRNIRPTEKSNLPIVTLLVLVLLVFAMLYVGYEYISDSSSTSEELTSVVVDSTLDDDADERTAPEPEALNQPQESAEAKPVEETRDTPPAAITTPAVSPSSIGGEEITHTVKSGETFSSIASRYNLKLETLKGLNPSVSDVKADVTKLKVRVQTTHTVGPGDVLRVVASKYSVSKEAIMKANGKTKDFAERGEKLIIPFKNRK, encoded by the coding sequence ATGGAAGATGAGTTCCCGAAAAGAAGAAATATCCGTCCTACTGAGAAATCAAATCTGCCCATTGTTACGCTGCTTGTTCTGGTCCTGTTGGTATTTGCAATGCTCTATGTAGGTTATGAATACATTTCCGACAGCTCCTCTACTTCCGAAGAACTTACTTCTGTTGTCGTGGACTCCACCCTTGACGATGATGCTGATGAGCGTACTGCCCCGGAGCCGGAGGCACTTAATCAGCCTCAGGAATCAGCCGAAGCCAAGCCGGTAGAAGAAACCCGCGACACACCTCCGGCTGCAATCACCACACCTGCTGTTTCTCCCAGCTCCATTGGCGGCGAGGAAATCACGCATACTGTAAAAAGCGGAGAGACGTTTTCAAGCATTGCATCCCGCTATAATCTGAAACTGGAAACACTGAAAGGTCTGAATCCGAGTGTGAGTGATGTGAAGGCAGATGTTACCAAACTCAAAGTTCGCGTGCAGACAACCCATACCGTAGGTCCCGGCGACGTACTGCGCGTAGTTGCCAGCAAATATTCCGTTTCCAAAGAGGCGATCATGAAAGCCAATGGAAAAACCAAGGACTTCGCCGAGCGGGGCGAAAAGCTGATTATTCCTTTCAAAAACAGGAAGTAG
- the purE gene encoding 5-(carboxyamino)imidazole ribonucleotide mutase, producing MVGIIMGSLSDRPIMQEAANALNELRVPYEMEIVSAHRTPERMLEYASSARSRGLKVIIAGAGGAAHLPGMVASLTSLPVIGVPVLSSNSIDGWDSVLSILQMPAGVPVATVALNGGRNAGILAAQIIGASNVELARRLDLFKDGLKQKVAAMNQELKINL from the coding sequence ATGGTTGGAATTATCATGGGCAGCCTTTCAGACAGGCCCATTATGCAGGAAGCTGCAAATGCTCTCAATGAACTGAGGGTACCTTACGAAATGGAGATCGTGTCGGCACACCGCACACCCGAGCGCATGCTGGAATATGCATCGTCCGCGCGGAGCCGGGGACTGAAAGTAATCATTGCCGGTGCAGGCGGAGCAGCCCACCTTCCCGGTATGGTCGCCTCACTTACCTCCCTGCCGGTGATTGGCGTACCGGTACTTTCCAGCAACTCGATAGACGGCTGGGATTCGGTACTTTCCATCCTCCAAATGCCTGCCGGAGTACCTGTTGCTACCGTTGCGCTGAACGGCGGAAGGAACGCCGGAATACTCGCTGCACAGATCATCGGAGCCAGTAATGTGGAGCTTGCAAGACGTCTGGATCTGTTCAAAGATGGTCTGAAACAAAAAGTTGCAGCCATGAACCAGGAACTAAAAATCAACTTGTAA
- a CDS encoding 5-(carboxyamino)imidazole ribonucleotide synthase, with amino-acid sequence MLSSRIGILGGGQLGLMLLQAAVDWNLDIHVLDPDADAPCKKIAPHFQQGSLQDFDTVYEFGKNLDVITIEIEKVNVEALEALEKEGKRVYPQPAVIRQIQDKRIQKQFYSDRQLPTAEFILTDNKADAAQHASFLPAFHKLGKDGYDGRGVQRIATPADFDKAFDKPGLLEKAVPFTKELAVIVARNASGQTETFPTLEMVFHPEHNLVEYLFAPAAITPEIDAKAQEIAIKTAEAFQIVGLLAVELFLTPEGEVLINEVAPRPHNSGHHTIRANATSQYEQHWRAILDLPLGSTAAYAPSAMVNLLGEDGFEGPALYEGMEKILGTPQVFPFLYWKAITKPFRKMGHITIMDDSLDALKEKVAFVKDNIRVISSVK; translated from the coding sequence ATGCTTTCATCCCGAATAGGAATTCTTGGCGGCGGTCAGCTCGGCCTGATGCTTTTACAGGCCGCAGTAGACTGGAACCTAGACATTCACGTTCTCGACCCAGATGCGGACGCCCCCTGCAAAAAGATCGCCCCACATTTTCAGCAAGGTTCATTACAGGATTTTGATACAGTTTACGAGTTTGGTAAAAATCTGGACGTCATCACGATTGAGATCGAAAAAGTAAATGTAGAAGCGCTGGAAGCCCTGGAAAAAGAAGGCAAGCGGGTATACCCGCAGCCGGCGGTGATCAGACAGATACAGGACAAGCGCATCCAGAAACAATTTTACAGCGACCGGCAGCTTCCCACCGCCGAATTTATCCTGACCGACAACAAAGCGGACGCCGCGCAGCATGCATCATTCCTGCCCGCCTTTCACAAGCTGGGCAAAGACGGGTACGATGGCAGGGGTGTACAGCGCATAGCGACTCCGGCGGATTTCGACAAGGCATTTGACAAACCCGGCCTGCTTGAAAAAGCAGTACCTTTTACCAAAGAACTGGCCGTCATTGTGGCCCGTAATGCATCGGGACAAACCGAAACTTTCCCGACCTTGGAAATGGTGTTTCATCCCGAGCACAACCTGGTAGAGTACCTTTTTGCACCAGCAGCCATCACGCCGGAGATTGATGCAAAAGCGCAGGAAATTGCCATAAAAACAGCAGAAGCATTTCAGATCGTGGGCCTGCTCGCCGTAGAGCTCTTTTTGACGCCCGAAGGTGAAGTGCTCATCAATGAAGTAGCTCCCCGGCCGCACAATAGCGGTCACCATACGATCCGGGCCAATGCTACTTCCCAGTACGAGCAGCACTGGCGTGCCATCCTCGATCTGCCGCTGGGAAGTACTGCCGCCTATGCGCCTTCCGCCATGGTCAACCTGCTGGGAGAGGACGGCTTTGAAGGGCCTGCACTGTATGAAGGAATGGAAAAAATTCTTGGCACGCCCCAGGTATTTCCTTTTTTGTACTGGAAAGCCATCACCAAACCATTTCGCAAAATGGGCCATATTACCATCATGGACGATAGCCTCGACGCATTAAAGGAGAAAGTAGCCTTCGTGAAGGACAATATCCGTGTGATCAGTTCTGTTAAGTGA